Proteins encoded by one window of Actinocorallia herbida:
- a CDS encoding patatin-like phospholipase family protein, whose amino-acid sequence MTARRPKPDGCSGDVRPRGTEPARRAPRGGAPGGPDQRPAARQGADHTTLGLALGGGAALGAAHAGVLQALEEAGVRFDVVAGTSAGAIIGGAYAAGFGVERIAEFVQGARFADFAEWTARGRWGLLDTGALERSLHNAVGPVAIEDLAVRFGAVAFDLRTRTPVVLSDGPLATALRASSAVPGLFPPVVLGERVLVDGGVAANLPVAAAGALGADRILAVSLTGGSRRMTVRLADRARVLAFGDGGAPALGTLHLLCPETRGASRWSARDVPQLIAAGREAVEAAWADLEPFLTSPGRPAPAAADPPTSANRPRGTTARP is encoded by the coding sequence GTGACCGCGCGGCGGCCCAAGCCCGACGGCTGCTCCGGCGACGTCCGGCCGCGGGGCACGGAGCCGGCGCGCCGTGCGCCGAGGGGCGGTGCGCCGGGCGGTCCCGATCAGCGGCCCGCGGCGCGGCAGGGCGCGGACCACACCACGCTCGGGCTCGCCCTGGGCGGTGGCGCGGCGCTCGGCGCGGCGCACGCCGGTGTGCTCCAGGCACTGGAGGAGGCGGGCGTCCGCTTCGACGTGGTCGCGGGGACCAGCGCGGGCGCGATCATCGGCGGCGCGTACGCGGCCGGCTTCGGCGTCGAGCGGATCGCCGAGTTCGTCCAGGGAGCCCGGTTCGCGGACTTCGCCGAGTGGACGGCGCGGGGACGGTGGGGGCTGCTCGACACCGGGGCGCTGGAGCGCAGCCTGCACAACGCGGTGGGCCCGGTCGCCATCGAGGACCTGGCCGTCCGGTTCGGCGCGGTCGCCTTCGACCTGCGGACCAGGACGCCCGTGGTGCTCAGCGACGGCCCTCTCGCGACGGCGCTGCGGGCGTCCAGCGCGGTCCCCGGCCTCTTTCCGCCGGTGGTGCTCGGCGAACGCGTGCTCGTCGACGGGGGAGTGGCCGCGAACCTGCCGGTGGCGGCGGCCGGCGCGCTCGGCGCGGACCGGATCCTCGCGGTGAGCCTCACCGGAGGCTCCCGCCGGATGACCGTTCGGCTCGCGGACCGGGCGCGGGTGCTCGCGTTCGGCGACGGGGGAGCCCCCGCGCTCGGCACCCTGCACCTGCTGTGCCCCGAGACGCGCGGCGCGTCCCGGTGGTCGGCGCGTGATGTCCCGCAGCTCATCGCGGCGGGCCGCGAAGCCGTCGAGGCGGCCTGGGCAGACCTCGAACCGTTCCTCACCTCCCCGGGCCGCCCGGCACCGGCCGCGGCCGACCCGCCCACGAGCGCGAACCGGCCCAGAGGCACCACCGCCCGGCCCTGA
- a CDS encoding TetR/AcrR family transcriptional regulator, with translation MPDEGGGGAVLGAALRLFASLGYDGTSTEMIAAAAGVRPGEVPGGRSGAYHAILKRFQDEQLALYDEVPAVHTDGGLHKVLDLFLDFYLDHRLELMIWQHRGLSDATDIAGAEEDYRSPVAHRLFEVVGELEKLPDPDMWISVVTWSLTGFVSGGIIAELPGPTTADDLPARLRFRAFMHRLMDAVGPTDEGRPGPP, from the coding sequence ATGCCTGATGAGGGTGGGGGCGGCGCCGTGCTGGGTGCGGCGCTGAGGTTGTTCGCGAGCCTCGGGTACGACGGCACCAGCACGGAGATGATCGCGGCCGCGGCGGGGGTGCGGCCCGGCGAGGTCCCCGGAGGGCGCAGCGGCGCCTACCACGCGATCCTCAAGCGGTTCCAGGACGAGCAGCTGGCCCTCTATGACGAGGTACCCGCCGTGCACACCGACGGCGGGCTGCACAAGGTCCTCGACCTGTTCCTCGACTTCTACCTGGACCACCGGCTCGAACTGATGATCTGGCAGCACCGCGGCCTCTCCGACGCCACCGACATCGCCGGGGCGGAGGAGGACTACCGCAGCCCGGTGGCGCACCGGCTCTTCGAGGTCGTCGGCGAACTCGAGAAGCTGCCCGATCCCGACATGTGGATCAGCGTCGTCACCTGGAGCCTCACCGGATTCGTCAGCGGCGGCATCATCGCGGAACTGCCCGGCCCGACCACCGCCGACGACCTCCCCGCCCGGCTCCGCTTCCGCGCCTTCATGCACCGGCTCATGGACGCGGTGGGCCCCACCGACGAAGGCCGCCCCGGCCCCCCGTGA
- a CDS encoding peptidoglycan-binding domain-containing protein, with translation MKIKSIVLSVAAGVVIGAVAAPLLEDGPATPSAPGTSSTDLRECPDLRRGTADPVDGKDCVRALQGALHALGYAQPVTGGFRETTEQNVLAFQRAQGIEPNSGVAGPKTRAALADAGTVPAAIGEADYSLVTCGGTSCHLYLRRSTTKTVADFVDAHPAAVSIGSGLLTQGACRVLKMRKAGIVCDLLAGGGADHLLARLDRAAERGACLHLRIGLPSGEARLVSATAENGARCAD, from the coding sequence ATGAAGATCAAGAGCATCGTCCTGTCCGTCGCCGCCGGCGTCGTGATCGGCGCGGTCGCCGCACCGCTCCTCGAGGACGGCCCGGCGACCCCTTCCGCTCCCGGTACGAGCAGCACGGACCTGCGTGAATGCCCCGACCTGCGTCGCGGCACCGCGGACCCGGTCGACGGCAAGGACTGCGTCCGGGCGCTCCAAGGCGCCCTGCACGCACTGGGGTACGCCCAGCCCGTCACCGGCGGCTTCCGGGAGACGACCGAACAGAACGTGCTCGCCTTCCAGCGGGCGCAGGGCATCGAGCCGAACAGCGGCGTCGCCGGGCCGAAGACCCGCGCCGCGCTGGCGGACGCGGGCACCGTGCCCGCAGCGATCGGCGAGGCCGACTACTCGCTCGTCACCTGCGGCGGCACGTCCTGCCACCTGTACCTGCGCCGCTCCACCACCAAGACCGTCGCCGACTTCGTCGACGCGCACCCGGCCGCGGTGAGCATCGGGTCCGGACTCCTGACGCAGGGCGCCTGCCGGGTCCTGAAGATGCGCAAGGCCGGGATCGTGTGCGATCTGCTCGCCGGCGGAGGCGCCGATCACCTGCTGGCCCGTCTCGACCGGGCCGCCGAGCGCGGCGCCTGCCTGCACCTGAGGATCGGGTTGCCGTCCGGAGAGGCGCGCCTGGTCTCGGCCACCGCCGAGAACGGTGCCCGCTGCGCCGACTAG
- a CDS encoding MarR family transcriptional regulator gives MTDATPLAAEVVELVPALAVRLRLSALFEAAGSGLTPSQLLCALLVDQAEGRKMTTGSLAKELAMSGPSTTALVDRLVKVGLLARARGEDRRVVWVSLTERGAGAMERLRQGLRDRVVHVLEAMDAPARRALVEALAQVAAFADQVALPHPSPA, from the coding sequence GTGACTGACGCGACTCCCCTGGCGGCCGAGGTGGTCGAGCTCGTGCCCGCGCTGGCGGTGCGGCTGCGGCTGTCGGCGCTGTTCGAGGCGGCGGGCAGCGGGCTGACGCCGAGTCAGCTGCTGTGCGCGCTGCTGGTGGACCAGGCCGAAGGCCGGAAGATGACGACCGGGAGCCTCGCGAAGGAGCTCGCGATGTCCGGGCCGTCCACCACGGCGCTGGTGGACCGGCTGGTGAAGGTGGGCCTGCTCGCGCGGGCGCGGGGCGAGGATCGCCGCGTCGTGTGGGTCAGCCTGACCGAGCGCGGCGCGGGCGCCATGGAACGGCTCCGGCAGGGGCTTCGCGATCGTGTCGTGCATGTGCTGGAGGCCATGGACGCCCCCGCCCGCCGCGCGCTGGTCGAGGCACTCGCCCAGGTGGCGGCGTTCGCCGACCAGGTCGCGCTCCCGCATCCGAGCCCGGCGTGA
- a CDS encoding carbamoyltransferase family protein, whose translation MLTLGLSGNFSPEDSDLVPGLHWGEFHDSAACLIEDGVLLAAVEEERFNRIKKTTKFPAHAIRACLETAGRSIAEVDAVGYYFTEEFVDDSLNHLYLQNPQVPAVYARQLIGGWFEAEYGERLSRERLHFAPHHATHGMSAYARSGLAEALVVVVDGQGEEECITVYFGKDGRLKSLATYPSSKSLGYLYLFGTMQLGYGFGDEYKVMGLAPYGRPEVYREVFASLYTLGAEGDYDLRPSGPGQGALAPVLLAQGVPPRRSGEPITQAHMDLAAGLQETLETIVLHVLRHWADATGVRAAVLSGGVAHNSSLNGRILRSGLFDEVYVHPASHDAGSAEGAALFAEQTLTGAPLPKRRLRTADFGPALGTPDEIERRLEAWGGCVDVERCDDVVARAARLLADGAVLGWAQGRSEFGPRALGHRSILADPRPAGNQTRINSMIKNRESYRPFAPVVTAEDAHTYFDIPETAADHEFMSFVTPVREERREELGAVTHVDGTARLQVVDAEIGGRYYRLVAEFGALTGTPVLLNTSFNNNAEPIVQDIDDVLTCYLTTDLDYVVIEDFLIRRRSTPTAIDTLALRFRPTTRLVERRAPGQGTGNPVVHEISLDYIDGPSMTLSSELYDLLKRVTEPVPLSAFAADLTADLRAELHRLWQARLITLRPPAP comes from the coding sequence ATGCTGACGCTCGGTCTCAGCGGAAATTTCTCGCCGGAAGACAGCGATCTCGTTCCCGGGCTCCACTGGGGTGAGTTCCACGACTCCGCGGCCTGCCTGATCGAGGACGGCGTCCTCCTGGCGGCCGTGGAGGAGGAGCGGTTCAACCGGATCAAGAAGACGACGAAGTTTCCGGCGCACGCCATTCGCGCCTGCCTGGAGACGGCCGGCCGTTCGATCGCGGAAGTCGACGCGGTCGGCTACTACTTCACCGAGGAGTTCGTCGACGACTCGCTGAACCACCTCTACCTCCAGAACCCGCAGGTTCCCGCGGTCTATGCGCGGCAGCTGATCGGCGGATGGTTCGAGGCGGAGTACGGCGAAAGGCTCTCCCGCGAAAGGCTGCACTTCGCGCCGCACCACGCCACCCATGGCATGTCCGCCTATGCCCGCTCCGGCCTGGCCGAGGCCCTCGTCGTCGTCGTGGACGGCCAGGGTGAGGAAGAGTGCATCACCGTCTACTTCGGCAAGGACGGCCGGCTGAAGTCCCTGGCCACGTACCCGTCGTCCAAGTCGCTGGGGTATCTGTACCTGTTCGGCACCATGCAGCTCGGCTATGGCTTCGGCGACGAGTACAAGGTCATGGGGCTCGCCCCCTACGGCCGGCCCGAGGTCTACCGCGAGGTCTTCGCCTCGCTGTACACGCTGGGCGCCGAAGGCGACTACGACCTCCGGCCCAGCGGCCCCGGCCAGGGCGCGCTGGCACCGGTGCTCCTCGCCCAAGGCGTGCCGCCCAGGCGCAGCGGAGAGCCGATCACCCAGGCCCACATGGACCTGGCGGCCGGGCTCCAGGAGACGCTGGAGACCATCGTCCTGCACGTGCTGCGGCACTGGGCGGACGCGACAGGGGTGCGCGCGGCGGTCCTCAGCGGCGGCGTGGCCCACAACTCGAGTCTCAACGGCCGGATCCTCCGGTCCGGGCTGTTCGACGAGGTCTACGTCCACCCCGCCTCTCATGACGCCGGGTCGGCCGAGGGCGCGGCGCTCTTCGCGGAGCAGACGCTGACCGGGGCCCCGCTGCCGAAGCGGCGGCTGCGCACCGCCGACTTCGGCCCCGCCCTGGGCACGCCCGACGAGATCGAGCGCAGGCTCGAGGCGTGGGGCGGCTGCGTCGACGTCGAGCGATGCGACGACGTCGTCGCCCGCGCGGCCCGGCTGCTCGCCGACGGCGCCGTTCTCGGATGGGCCCAGGGCCGATCCGAATTCGGCCCGAGGGCACTGGGTCATCGCAGCATCCTGGCGGACCCCCGGCCCGCCGGAAACCAGACGAGGATCAATTCGATGATCAAGAACCGGGAGTCCTATCGCCCCTTCGCCCCCGTCGTCACGGCCGAGGACGCGCACACCTACTTCGACATCCCGGAAACGGCGGCCGACCACGAGTTCATGTCCTTCGTGACGCCCGTGCGGGAGGAGCGAAGGGAAGAACTCGGGGCCGTGACCCACGTCGATGGAACGGCACGGCTGCAAGTGGTGGACGCGGAGATCGGCGGAAGGTACTACCGGCTGGTGGCCGAATTCGGCGCGCTCACCGGAACACCGGTCCTGCTCAACACCTCGTTCAACAACAACGCCGAACCCATCGTCCAGGACATCGACGACGTCCTGACCTGCTACCTCACCACCGACCTCGACTACGTCGTCATCGAGGACTTCCTCATCCGGCGCAGGTCCACCCCCACCGCCATCGACACCCTGGCCCTCCGGTTCCGCCCGACGACCCGCCTCGTCGAACGCAGGGCACCGGGGCAGGGGACCGGGAACCCCGTCGTCCACGAGATCTCCCTGGACTACATCGACGGTCCGAGCATGACCCTCTCTTCCGAGCTGTACGACCTTCTCAAGCGGGTGACCGAACCCGTCCCGCTGTCGGCCTTCGCAGCCGACCTGACAGCCGATCTCCGAGCCGAACTCCACAGACTCTGGCAGGCCCGCCTGATCACCCTGCGCCCACCGGCCCCCTGA
- a CDS encoding class I SAM-dependent methyltransferase, whose amino-acid sequence MTLRDVASEVAEHYTRFPFPLPDSARPASGMEAVKGLVGFHGLDLSGGRILDAGCGTGNRLLGLAAEFPDAKITGIDLAPGPLDLARRYLAETGLTNATVRQGDLSTVPLDGPFDLIWCCGVLHHIPDPLPALANLRSALADTGLLILWLYGTIGTLNEQLTRELVLTLGREVPHDRRLDLAKRVCPNLNENWYGDERHDFGDLSSAAYDSILADALLTPYARGYRLAEMIELLRQGGFRHVQLAGLSLADGTLASFELDGLDDLPGFDVGDHNDDAQVVDLYRELPLQQRWQAAELMARPMGLLMLAWAPGAYDRLAPEHRRRVLTIEEVKPC is encoded by the coding sequence ATGACCCTGCGAGATGTCGCGTCCGAGGTGGCCGAGCACTACACGAGGTTCCCCTTTCCGCTCCCGGACTCCGCCCGCCCGGCGAGCGGCATGGAGGCGGTCAAAGGGCTCGTCGGGTTCCATGGGCTCGACCTGTCGGGCGGGCGGATCCTCGACGCGGGATGCGGCACGGGGAACCGGCTCCTGGGCCTCGCCGCGGAGTTCCCCGACGCGAAGATCACCGGGATCGACCTCGCGCCCGGACCGCTCGACCTCGCCCGCCGGTACCTCGCCGAGACGGGCCTCACGAACGCCACGGTCAGGCAGGGCGATCTCAGCACGGTCCCCCTCGACGGGCCGTTCGACCTCATCTGGTGCTGCGGGGTGCTCCACCACATCCCCGACCCGCTCCCGGCCCTGGCCAACCTGCGGTCGGCGCTCGCGGACACCGGGCTGCTGATCCTGTGGCTCTACGGCACCATCGGCACGCTCAACGAGCAGCTCACCAGAGAACTCGTCCTGACGCTGGGCCGCGAGGTGCCCCACGACCGGCGGCTCGACCTCGCCAAGCGGGTCTGCCCGAACCTCAACGAGAACTGGTACGGCGACGAGCGGCATGACTTCGGCGACCTCTCGTCCGCCGCGTACGACTCCATCCTCGCCGACGCGCTCCTGACCCCGTACGCGCGCGGCTACCGGCTGGCGGAGATGATCGAGCTGCTGCGGCAGGGCGGTTTCCGGCACGTGCAGCTCGCCGGGCTGTCCCTCGCCGACGGCACGCTCGCGTCCTTCGAGCTGGACGGGCTCGATGACCTCCCCGGCTTCGACGTCGGCGACCACAACGACGACGCTCAGGTCGTCGACCTGTACCGGGAGCTGCCCCTGCAGCAGCGCTGGCAGGCCGCCGAGCTGATGGCCCGGCCCATGGGCCTGCTCATGCTGGCGTGGGCGCCGGGCGCCTACGACCGGCTCGCCCCCGAGCACCGGCGCCGTGTGCTCACGATCGAAGAGGTGAAGCCATGCTGA
- a CDS encoding SDR family NAD(P)-dependent oxidoreductase produces MSGGTVLERFGLVGKAALVTGASRGIGRAVAVAFAEAGADVALAARDLDALKRVAGEIEGLGRSAVVVGCDVSDSVQIEAMVETAVDALGGLDVLVNNAGVMRCVGPFTQLDEDDWAATMGVNVGGAVAACRAAAPHLRAKGAGSVVNIASIMGLGGMPFAASYAVSKAALISLSQALAIEWAPHGVRVNALAPGWTHTAKTHAVSSDPAGFDLAVASVPAGRWADPDDIAGAAVFLASDASSYVTGQCLAVDGGWSVDLAGPGLRAMLASLGGRTPVGDA; encoded by the coding sequence ATGAGCGGTGGCACAGTGCTGGAGCGGTTCGGGCTCGTGGGGAAGGCGGCGCTCGTCACGGGCGCCTCGCGGGGCATCGGGCGGGCCGTCGCGGTGGCGTTCGCCGAGGCGGGGGCCGACGTGGCGCTCGCCGCGCGGGACCTGGACGCGCTCAAGCGGGTGGCCGGGGAGATCGAGGGCCTCGGCCGGAGCGCCGTCGTGGTCGGCTGCGACGTGTCCGACAGCGTGCAGATCGAGGCGATGGTGGAGACCGCGGTGGACGCCCTGGGCGGCCTCGACGTGCTGGTCAACAACGCGGGCGTCATGCGCTGCGTCGGGCCGTTCACCCAGCTGGACGAGGACGACTGGGCGGCCACGATGGGGGTGAACGTCGGCGGCGCGGTCGCGGCCTGCCGGGCCGCCGCGCCGCACCTGCGGGCCAAGGGCGCGGGATCGGTCGTCAACATCGCCTCGATCATGGGCCTGGGGGGCATGCCGTTCGCGGCGAGTTACGCGGTCAGCAAGGCCGCGCTGATCTCCCTCTCCCAGGCGCTGGCGATCGAGTGGGCGCCGCACGGCGTGCGGGTCAACGCGCTGGCCCCCGGGTGGACGCACACCGCCAAGACGCACGCGGTCAGCAGCGACCCCGCGGGCTTCGACCTCGCGGTGGCGTCCGTCCCCGCGGGCCGCTGGGCCGACCCGGACGACATCGCGGGAGCCGCGGTCTTCCTGGCCTCCGACGCCTCCTCCTACGTCACCGGGCAGTGCCTCGCGGTGGACGGCGGATGGAGCGTCGATCTCGCCGGTCCCGGCCTCCGCGCGATGCTCGCCTCGCTCGGCGGCCGCACACCGGTCGGCGACGCCTGA